The genomic window CCCCACATTACAACAAAAAAGGCCGTCGGAGGCGGCATATCCCATCCAAAGCTTAAGCGGGCGCCCTCTCCTCGACGCCGCCGTTCTCTCTCCTGACCGCCCGGTGCCTGCGCACCTTTATCAGGCTGGCGCATCTGTTGTCACACCACTTTCTCGTATGGTTCTTGCTGTCGTCGTAGAAAATCCAGTCACACTCCGGGTTACCGCACTTCTTGACGCGGCCCGGCGGCAACTCCGCCGCCAAACGCGCAAACGAGAGCGCCACCTGGCACGCGACCCAAGTAAGATCATCCGTTCGCTGAACCGTCCGCAAAAGATAACGGCCCTCCCGGCAGACGATCATCTTATGCGACCTCTCCCTTGCCAGCACCTCGTTTAATTTATCAACATCAGACGGCTCCATCGTCCCCTTTACGCA from Cloacibacillus sp. includes these protein-coding regions:
- a CDS encoding CGNR zinc finger domain-containing protein gives rise to the protein MDFLCLDFINSRWQATHKPFKDPMRDMEWLASFCRRWELPEIMASASDIDDLLRFREDMFQMAVKFCVKGTMEPSDVDKLNEVLARERSHKMIVCREGRYLLRTVQRTDDLTWVACQVALSFARLAAELPPGRVKKCGNPECDWIFYDDSKNHTRKWCDNRCASLIKVRRHRAVRRENGGVEERAPA